From a region of the Mobula hypostoma chromosome 6, sMobHyp1.1, whole genome shotgun sequence genome:
- the zbtb21 gene encoding zinc finger and BTB domain-containing protein 21 translates to MEGLLHYINPAHAISLLSALNEDRLKGQLCDVVLIVGDHKFRAHKNVLAASSDYFRALFTKKENESQSVFQLDLCEAPIFENVLNYIYSSSLFIEKKSLAAIHDLGGDLGISFLTSIPSQTPQISCTPGPIKKLSKVDDGSSSQPRSVIVCQSRNDLDKNSNESEAKGADSTQKKETSEEEPRHSIKSSSLMNALRANSSAVARDVETTHLLEDKGQPMLKDMPGTLGNTKYHEAIKSLEERNGRMRFWWDRKSSMSMDGTSSFTGKVSDTRQSLTDLLVNGKPLSRPQLTPAFSFHGTTGFAYSQQKSGHTVNPGIMEENNLLYYTKVGPAVQPPRLQSNSQTVVSSGPLVKSLLRRSLSMDSQVPCYSSPLDQKLNYGSSSVCKPEPLELACDVSSQKLLNADTIKQQLQKDIPQVGQTCRPKQLSVSRPADAEVISLSTAVKVKTEPCSPVSETSDIIRVTVGETSPSTSKEFAVKNAERNRRTSMLPVKRRFQAENAKFSFEKSESFQHSPKITQSFVESSSPTTGDANPDLLKTDENKEEYSDPESAITGKQFKCRTCFKIFRSTAGLFRHVDMYHNPDKPYACDICHKRFLTNFKVWTHCQTQHGVVINPSAATSSGPVSEEKFQKKLSDMIREREIKKALFHKLRRKQISHSYPGLRSEQGFKKNLKSVTKGVYICTTCGKLFRFLSRYRQHMKTHPGEKPFVCKLYNKAFKSKEQGITENLSEDSTEHQCEHCNIKMPSMAEKAKHERICRNVTVCCYCSLRFCSRELKQEHESQCEYKKLTCLECKRTFKSSFSIWRHQIEVHNENTMAPVEQSCLDSICHNGLLPKEGQTEVGENSVASPNTSKDDEVCTDSSEPMYVDSEDSSCFPEDLSVSSCRNTNTKDDHLSDEVSSNPIHLEGIASESNSCSGEPEDLTYKGERGLWPCEKCGKLFTIHKQLERHQELLCAVKPFICHVCHKAFRTNFRLWSHFQSHISQSGEHLEFSKPARSPSRVPPPPPPPPPQEHSPDPEPPSNHSDRSRSPQASDTLFSQAPPLSAATFERPFMCKFCRRTFKTAFSLWSHEQTHN, encoded by the coding sequence ATGGAAGGATTACTTCACTACATCAATCCAGCACATGCCATCTCCCTCCTGAGTGCACTCAATGAAGATCGTCTCAAAGGCCAGCTGTGTGATGTAGTCCTAATTGTTGGTGACCACAAATTCCGGGCCCATAAGAATGTTCTGGCTGCCAGCAGTGATTACTTCCGGGCTTTATTTACTAAGAAAGAGAACGAGAGCCAGTCAGTCTTCCAGCTAGATCTCTGTGAAGCACCTATTTTTGAAAATGTTCTGAATTACATCTACTCTTCATCCCTCTTCATAGAGAAGAAAAGTCTAGCAGCCATCCATGATCTAGGTGGTGACCTTGGTATCTCTTTTCTCACCAGCATCCCATCGCAGACACCTCAGATTTCTTGCACACCAGGTCCTATTAAAAAGCTGAGTAAAGTCGATGATGGAAGTAGCTCCCAGCCACGAAGTGTCATTGTATGTCAGAGTCGCAATGACCTTGATAAAAATAGCAACGAGTCTGAAGCAAAGGGTGCTGATTCCACTCAGAAAAAGGAAACATCAGAGGAAGAACCAAGACACAGTATTAAATCCTCATCTTTGATGAATGCCCTAAGAGCAAATTCTAGTGCTGTGGCTAGAGATGTTGAGACGACTCACCTATTGGAAGATAAAGGACAACCGATGTTAAAGGATATGCCTGGTACTTTAGGCAACACAAAATACCATGAAGCCATCAAATCTCTGGAAGAACGAAATGGTAGGATGAGATTTTGGTGGGATAGGAAAAGTTCCATGAGCATGGATGGCACTTCAAGTTTCACTGGCAAAGTTTCTGATACAAGGCAAAGTCTGACTGACCTCCTAGTCAATGGAAAGCCTTTGTCTAGGCCACAACTAACACCTGCATTCTCATTTCATGGAACCACAGGATTTGCATATTCCCAACAAAAATCTGGGCACACAGTAAATCCTGGTATAATGGAAGAGAATAATTTGTTATATTATACCAAGGTGGGGCCCGCAGTTCAACCTCCAAGATTGCAGTCTAACAGCCAGACTGTTGTCAGCAGTGGTCCACTAGTGAAAAGTTTACTTCGGAGGTCATTGTCAATGGATAGTCAGGTCCCTTGTTACTCTTCTCCTCTTGATCAGAAACTGAACTATGGCTCATCATCAGTGTGTAAGCCTGAACCACTGGAGTTGGCTTGCGATGTATCATCTCAAAAGCTGTTAAACGCAGATACAATAAAGCAACAACTTCAAAAAGATATTCCTCAGGTTGGGCAGACATGTCGTCCAAAACAACTTAGTGTATCTCGgcctgcagatgctgaggtcatcTCATTATCAACAgctgttaaagtgaaaacagaaccTTGTAGTCCTgtctcagaaacttctgatatCATTCGGGTTACTGTGGGAGAAACTTCACCATCTACCAGTAAGGAATTCGCAGTGAAAAATGCAGAGAGGAACAGAAGAACGTCAATGCTACCAGTGAAGAGAAGATTCCAGGCTGAAAATGCAAAGTTTTCTTTTGAAAAATCAGAATCTTTCCAACATTCTCCCAAAATAACACAAAGCTTTGTGGAAAGTTCAAGCCCTACTACAGGTGATGCTAATCCCGATTTGTTGAAGACTGATGAGAACAAGGAGGAATATTCTGATCCTGAATCAGCAATAACTGGTAAACAGTTCAAGTGCAGGACCTGCTTCAAGATATTCCGATCTACAGCAGGCCTTTTCCGCCATGTCGACATGTACCATAACCCAGATAAGCCATACGCCTGTGATATCTGCCACAAGAGATTTCTTACCAATTTCAAAGTTTGGACACACTGCCAAACACAACATGGAGTGGTTATCAATCCATCGGCAGCCACCAGCTCTGGTCCAGTTTCAGAAGAAAAATTTCAGAAGAAACTGAGTGACATGATACGTGAGAGGGAGATCAAGAAGGCCCTTTTTCACAAGTTGCGCCGCAAGCAGATCTCTCATAGTTACCCAGGCCTACGATCAGAACAAGGATTCAAAAAGAATTTGAAGTCTGTAACCAAAGGTGTATACATCTGCACTACATGTGGAAAGCTGTTCCGCTTCTTGTCGCGTTACAGGCAACACATGAAGACCCACCCAGGTGAGAAGCCCTTTGTTTGCAAGCTCTATAACAAGGCTTTCAAGTCAAAAGAACAAGGTATAACTGAAAATCTAAGTGAAGATAGTACTGAACATCAGTGTGAGCATTGCAATATCAAGATGCCATCGATGGCAGAGAAGGCAAAACATGAGAGGATTTGTAGGAATGTTACTGTGTGCTGCTACTGTAGCCTTAGGTTCTGTTCCAGAGAACTAAAGCAAGAGCACGAAAGTCAGTGTGAATACAAGAAACTAACCTGCCTAGAGTGTAAACGTACATTTAAGTCCTCCTTCAGCATTTGGCGTCATCAGATCGAAGTCCACAATGAAAATACAATGGCCCCAGTAGAACAGTCTTGCTTGGATTCAATATGTCATAATGGTTTATTGCCAAAGGAAGGTCAGACTGAAGTTGGAGAAAACTCAGTAGCCAGCCCCAATACTTCAAAGGACGACGAAGTATGCACTGATTCTTCAGAACCTATGTATGTTGATTCTGAAGACTCCTCTTGCTTTCCTGAAGATCTGAGTGTCTCAAGTTGCAGAAATACCAACACTAAAGATGATCATCTCTCTGATGAGGTCTCTTCTAATCCCATCCATTTGGAAGGCATAGCCTCTGAATCAAACAGTTGCAGTGGGGAACCAGAAGACCTAACATACAAAGGAGAACGTGGACTTTGGCCGTGTGAAAAATGTGGCAAGCTCTTCACGATCCATAAGCAGCTGGAACGTCATCAGGAATTGCTGTGCGCTGTTAAGCCATTCATTTGCCACGTTTGCCATAAAGCCTTCCGTACCAACTTCCGTCTCTGGAGCCACTTCCAGTCTCACATTTCTCAGTCAGGAGAACATCTTGAATTCTCTAAACCTGCAAGAAGTCCTTCTCGTGTTCCGCCTCCTCCACCCCCGCCACCACCTCAAGAGCACTCCCCTGACCCTGAACCCCCTTCTAATCACTCAGACAGGTCCCGCAGCCCACAGGCATCAGATACACTTTTTTCACAGGCCCCTCCTCTTTCAGCAGCTACCTTTGAAAGGCCATTCATGTGCAAATTTTGCCGCAGGACTTTCAAGACCGCTTTCAGTTTGTGGAGCCATGAACAGACACACAACTGA